In Rattus rattus isolate New Zealand chromosome 3, Rrattus_CSIRO_v1, whole genome shotgun sequence, one genomic interval encodes:
- the LOC116895202 gene encoding late cornified envelope protein 1B-like has product MSCQQNQQQCQPPPKCPPKCPPKCQTPKCPPKCPPKCPPKCPPVSSCCSLGSGGCCSSGGCCGSSSGGCCSSGGGGCCLSHHRPRRSLRRHRHSSGCCSSGGSSGCCGSSGGSSGGCCGSSCGGNQQSGDCC; this is encoded by the coding sequence ATGTCCTGCCAGCAGAACCAGCAGCAGTGCCAGCCCCCTCCCAAGTGCCCTCCCAAGTGCCCTCCCAAGTGCCAGACCCCAAAGTGCCCTCCAAAGTGTCCCCCTAAATGTCCTCCCAAGTGCCCCCCTGTGTCTTCCTGCTGTAGCCTGGGTTCCGGGGGCTGCTGCAGCTCTGGTGGCTGCTGTGGCTCCAGCTCTGGGGGCTGCTGCAGCTCTGGGGGTGGAGGCTGCTGCCTGAGCCACCACAGACCCCGCAGATCTCTCCGTCGCCATCGCCACAGCTCTGGATGCTgtagcagtggtggcagcagtggctgcTGTGGCAGCAGCGGTGGCAGCAGTGGTGGCTGCTGTGGCAGCAGCTGTGGCGGCAACCAGCAGTCTGGGGACTGTTGCTGA